A genomic stretch from Candidatus Eremiobacteraceae bacterium includes:
- a CDS encoding (2Fe-2S)-binding protein: MSIAPAKVLARLHINGADVECAFNPNKTLLEVLREDVNLTGTKHGCEMGHCGACTVIVDGDAVLSCLALAIETVGHDVRTVEGLAKDGELHPVQRAFVRTGGAQCGYCTPGFIMSAVALLERNPRASRVEVMQALSGNLCRCTGYTKIIEAVESAASDMQSGAHDD, encoded by the coding sequence ATGTCCATCGCGCCGGCCAAAGTTTTGGCTCGCCTGCACATCAATGGCGCCGATGTCGAATGCGCATTCAACCCCAATAAGACCCTGCTCGAAGTGCTGCGCGAAGACGTGAATCTCACGGGGACCAAGCACGGTTGCGAGATGGGCCATTGCGGAGCGTGCACGGTCATCGTCGACGGCGATGCCGTCCTTTCGTGTCTCGCGTTGGCGATCGAGACCGTCGGGCACGACGTCCGCACGGTCGAAGGACTTGCCAAAGACGGCGAATTGCACCCCGTGCAGCGCGCTTTTGTCCGGACCGGCGGCGCGCAATGCGGATACTGCACTCCCGGCTTCATCATGAGCGCGGTCGCGTTGCTCGAGCGTAACCCCCGCGCGTCGCGCGTCGAAGTCATGCAAGCTCTCAGCGGCAACCTGTGCAGGTGCACGGGCTACACGAAGATCATCGAAGCGGTCGAGTCGGCAGCCTCCGATATGCAGAGCGGCGCGCATGACGATTGA
- a CDS encoding branched-chain amino acid ABC transporter substrate-binding protein, protein MMYHDDSVRNVCAALAIAGALSLAACAQHAPVPLASNAGTLIKIGVTLPITGVDAPDGLPASEAVRLAVADANTRNLVPGMTLQAVVLNDASGKGAHDPVRGAANLRVFTQDGAVLGVIGPLNSNVALVEIPISNKAGLALISPANTTSELTKGTQALALRSAHPDQITYFRVCTTDDVQGPAGAEFAYERLKAKRAYVIDDANTFGRALSDEWVGEFNGEGGQILAHEHITFADADLAAVAARVKAKHPDLVFFGGEATGGGKLRLALVKAGLQSVPFASGDGIQTQEYFDVAGSAADNSYATVAAVNADALPSAGEFVKAYHENVHVPLGAYAANAYAATQTLISAIAAASADARGGIPTRAAVLDKLRTSTNVMTVIGKFSFDRNGDTTEHIISIYRAQAGVWHFLYQRDFAQSS, encoded by the coding sequence ATGATGTACCACGATGATTCGGTTCGGAATGTGTGCGCGGCGCTTGCGATCGCAGGCGCACTCTCGCTCGCCGCGTGCGCGCAGCACGCACCGGTTCCGCTTGCGTCCAATGCCGGAACGTTGATCAAGATCGGCGTCACGCTCCCGATAACCGGCGTCGACGCCCCCGACGGCCTGCCGGCGTCAGAGGCCGTCAGGTTAGCCGTCGCGGACGCGAACACGCGCAATTTGGTTCCGGGGATGACGCTGCAAGCGGTCGTGCTCAACGACGCTTCGGGGAAAGGCGCTCACGATCCGGTGCGCGGAGCCGCCAACCTACGCGTGTTCACCCAAGATGGAGCGGTGCTCGGTGTCATCGGTCCGCTTAACAGCAATGTCGCGCTCGTGGAAATCCCGATCTCGAACAAAGCCGGCCTTGCATTGATCAGCCCCGCGAACACGACGTCGGAGCTCACGAAAGGGACGCAAGCGCTCGCGCTGCGGTCGGCGCATCCCGACCAGATCACTTACTTCCGGGTCTGCACCACCGACGACGTGCAAGGCCCGGCCGGCGCTGAATTCGCCTACGAACGGCTGAAGGCAAAGCGCGCGTACGTGATCGACGACGCGAACACGTTCGGCCGCGCACTCTCGGATGAATGGGTCGGCGAATTCAACGGCGAGGGCGGACAGATTCTCGCACACGAACACATCACGTTCGCCGATGCCGACTTGGCGGCGGTCGCCGCACGCGTGAAGGCGAAGCATCCCGATCTCGTGTTCTTCGGCGGCGAGGCCACGGGCGGCGGAAAATTGCGTTTGGCGCTCGTGAAGGCCGGTCTCCAGTCAGTGCCGTTCGCATCCGGCGACGGGATACAGACCCAAGAGTATTTCGATGTTGCCGGCAGCGCCGCCGACAACAGTTATGCCACGGTCGCCGCGGTCAATGCCGATGCGCTGCCGTCTGCAGGTGAGTTCGTCAAAGCCTATCACGAAAACGTGCACGTTCCGCTCGGCGCGTACGCCGCCAACGCGTACGCGGCGACGCAGACGTTGATCAGCGCCATCGCCGCGGCCAGCGCCGACGCCAGAGGCGGCATTCCCACACGCGCGGCCGTGCTGGATAAATTGCGCACTTCCACGAATGTGATGACCGTGATCGGGAAGTTCTCGTTCGACCGCAACGGCGATACGACCGAACATATCATCTCGATATACCGGGCCCAAGCGGGCGTGTGGCACTTCCTTTATCAACGGGATTTCGCGCAAAGCTCGTGA
- a CDS encoding metalloregulator ArsR/SmtB family transcription factor yields the protein MVNFSPARTAAPALDRVFAALSDPTRRRILTRLGAGAVTVSDLAAPFRMSLPAVSKHLKVLERAGLIAREIDGRLHRCTLNSAGFRGAAAWIDQHQRFWDQHIDALERHVTRPDTRRARAPHKESKKS from the coding sequence ATGGTTAACTTTTCGCCGGCCCGAACTGCAGCGCCCGCGCTCGATCGAGTGTTCGCCGCGCTTTCAGACCCCACACGGCGTCGCATTCTCACTCGGCTCGGAGCCGGGGCAGTCACCGTATCCGACCTCGCAGCTCCATTTCGCATGTCGCTGCCGGCGGTCTCCAAACACCTCAAGGTTCTGGAGCGGGCCGGGTTGATCGCGAGAGAGATCGACGGGCGCCTGCATCGCTGCACGTTGAACTCCGCCGGATTTCGCGGTGCCGCCGCGTGGATCGATCAACATCAACGGTTCTGGGATCAACATATCGATGCGCTCGAGCGCCACGTCACGAGGCCGGACACCCGCCGCGCGCGCGCGCCGCACAAAGAGAGCAAGAAGTCATGA
- a CDS encoding helix-turn-helix domain-containing protein, producing the protein MPAKLTEFCPRFHQAIELIGKRWTGAIVRVLICGPRRFNELLAAIPDLSDRLLAERLRELETEDVVERHVDPGPPVRVSYELTASGKELETALRALSAWAETRTPRAKRRRSA; encoded by the coding sequence ATGCCCGCGAAACTCACCGAGTTCTGTCCGCGCTTTCATCAGGCGATCGAATTGATCGGCAAGCGCTGGACCGGAGCAATCGTTCGCGTCCTCATCTGCGGCCCCCGGCGATTCAACGAGTTGCTCGCGGCCATTCCGGATCTGTCCGACCGGCTCTTAGCCGAGCGGCTCCGCGAGCTCGAGACCGAAGACGTCGTCGAACGCCACGTCGATCCGGGGCCTCCGGTGAGAGTGAGCTACGAACTGACCGCATCGGGCAAAGAACTAGAGACCGCTCTTCGCGCGCTCAGCGCATGGGCCGAAACTCGAACGCCTCGCGCAAAGCGGCGCAGATCGGCGTAG
- a CDS encoding molybdopterin cofactor-binding domain-containing protein, producing MTIERKISTATNPDIDAAGFTPDALVTSVEQAAPGLPDGKQEGFSVVGKALPKPDSFAKVTGAANFADDIVLPRMLFGKLLRSKHAHALVKSVDCSRALLMPGVVAVMTGADLPVKYGILPSSPDEDVLAIEKVRYVGDPVAAVVADDELTAEEALELIDVEYESLPPIMNIETALREDLPKLHENPRRTNNVHKEVHLEFGDMDAGFAAADRIFDDEFFFEGNTHAPMEQHSVVADYGPDKKLTIWASTQTPHYLHRIASQVLQMPAAHVRVIAPPVGGGFGGKTEPFAHELVAAYLARKTGRPVKITLTREEVFFAHRGRHPVKMKLRTGVKSDGSITACHLQTWLDGGAYGSYGVASTYYTGALTTVTYKIPAYKFDGIRVFTNKPPCGPKRGHGTTQPRFAFECHLDKIADALGFDAAEYRKRIAVDPYTTTVNGLRVTSCGLRECLDAATERTSYSEKRGKMARGKGIGIAASSYLCGAGLAIYWNPMPHSGAIVKVDRGGGVTVFCGSSECGQGSESMLAAIVAETLGVDIMDVRVCAGDTDLTPVDLGSYSSRVTFMAGNAARDAAGRVRNQLAVVASEHLGVPEARIGFARRRVFDVENKATEMTFLEAAQMAEAKFGTLAAPGSYTPPSLAGDFKGSGVGPSPAYSYSACVAEVDVDFDTGEVKIEKITLAHDVGRAINPDSVEGQIEGGVYMGIGEAVMEESAFRGIEHKIPNLLDYKTLTILDMPPVESIIIETDDREGPFGAKEAGQGPLNPVIPAIANAVADAIKARVYSTPITADKVLRALDASSGGVLRLRKAPARA from the coding sequence ATGACGATTGAACGCAAAATCTCGACGGCGACCAATCCCGACATCGATGCTGCGGGCTTCACACCCGACGCGCTTGTCACGAGCGTCGAGCAGGCGGCGCCGGGTTTGCCCGACGGCAAGCAAGAGGGATTCTCGGTCGTCGGCAAAGCGCTGCCGAAGCCGGACTCCTTCGCAAAGGTGACGGGCGCGGCGAACTTCGCCGACGATATCGTGCTTCCGCGCATGCTATTCGGCAAGCTGCTTCGCAGCAAACATGCCCACGCTCTCGTGAAAAGTGTCGACTGCTCTCGCGCACTCCTCATGCCGGGCGTCGTGGCCGTCATGACCGGGGCCGACTTGCCGGTGAAATACGGCATCCTGCCATCGAGCCCGGACGAAGACGTGCTCGCGATCGAAAAGGTTCGATACGTCGGCGACCCAGTGGCTGCGGTCGTGGCCGATGACGAGCTGACGGCCGAAGAGGCGCTCGAGTTGATCGACGTCGAGTACGAATCGCTTCCGCCGATCATGAATATCGAGACGGCGCTGCGCGAAGATCTGCCGAAGCTGCACGAAAACCCGCGGCGCACGAACAACGTGCACAAGGAAGTGCATCTCGAGTTCGGCGACATGGACGCCGGATTCGCCGCCGCGGACCGCATCTTCGACGACGAGTTTTTCTTCGAGGGCAACACGCACGCGCCGATGGAACAGCACTCCGTCGTGGCGGACTACGGCCCGGACAAGAAATTGACGATCTGGGCATCCACGCAGACGCCCCACTACCTGCATCGCATCGCATCGCAAGTGCTGCAGATGCCGGCCGCGCACGTACGCGTGATCGCGCCGCCGGTCGGAGGTGGATTCGGCGGCAAGACGGAGCCCTTCGCGCACGAGCTCGTCGCAGCGTATCTCGCGCGCAAGACCGGCCGTCCGGTGAAGATCACACTCACTCGCGAAGAAGTGTTCTTCGCTCATCGCGGACGTCATCCGGTGAAGATGAAGCTCCGCACCGGTGTGAAAAGCGACGGATCGATCACCGCCTGCCACTTGCAGACGTGGCTCGACGGCGGTGCGTACGGATCGTACGGCGTCGCCTCCACCTACTACACCGGCGCGTTGACGACGGTCACGTACAAGATCCCAGCGTACAAGTTCGACGGGATTCGCGTGTTCACGAACAAGCCGCCGTGCGGGCCGAAGCGCGGGCACGGCACCACGCAGCCGCGCTTCGCCTTTGAATGTCACCTCGACAAGATCGCCGATGCGCTCGGATTCGATGCGGCCGAATACCGCAAACGAATCGCGGTCGATCCATATACCACGACCGTGAATGGTTTGCGCGTGACGTCGTGCGGCTTGCGCGAATGCCTCGATGCGGCGACCGAGCGGACAAGCTATTCCGAGAAGCGCGGCAAGATGGCGCGCGGCAAAGGCATCGGCATAGCGGCGAGCTCGTATCTCTGCGGCGCCGGACTTGCGATCTACTGGAATCCGATGCCGCATTCCGGTGCGATCGTCAAAGTCGACCGCGGCGGCGGTGTCACCGTCTTTTGCGGCTCGAGCGAGTGCGGCCAAGGATCGGAGTCGATGCTCGCCGCGATCGTCGCCGAGACGCTCGGCGTCGATATCATGGACGTGCGTGTATGCGCCGGCGATACGGACCTCACTCCGGTCGACCTCGGCTCGTACTCGAGCCGCGTCACGTTCATGGCGGGAAACGCCGCGCGCGACGCAGCCGGTCGCGTTCGCAATCAGTTGGCGGTTGTCGCCTCCGAACATCTGGGCGTGCCCGAGGCGCGCATCGGCTTTGCGCGCCGTCGGGTGTTCGACGTCGAAAACAAGGCGACGGAGATGACTTTTCTCGAAGCCGCGCAAATGGCCGAAGCCAAGTTCGGCACTCTCGCTGCTCCGGGTTCGTACACGCCGCCAAGTCTCGCCGGCGATTTCAAAGGCTCGGGTGTCGGTCCTTCGCCGGCGTATTCGTATAGCGCGTGCGTCGCAGAGGTCGACGTCGATTTCGACACCGGCGAGGTGAAGATCGAGAAGATCACGCTTGCGCACGACGTCGGGCGCGCGATCAATCCGGACTCCGTCGAAGGCCAGATCGAAGGCGGCGTCTATATGGGCATCGGCGAAGCGGTCATGGAGGAATCGGCGTTTCGCGGAATCGAGCACAAGATCCCCAACTTGCTCGACTACAAGACCCTCACCATTTTGGATATGCCGCCCGTCGAGTCGATCATCATCGAAACGGACGATCGCGAAGGGCCGTTCGGCGCAAAAGAAGCGGGCCAAGGACCGCTCAATCCGGTGATCCCCGCGATCGCCAACGCGGTCGCCGATGCGATCAAAGCTCGCGTGTATTCGACGCCGATCACCGCGGACAAAGTGCTGCGCGCGTTGGATGCGAGCAGCGGCGGCGTGCTGCGTCTGCGGAAGGCGCCCGCGCGTGCGTGA
- a CDS encoding peptidylprolyl isomerase — protein sequence MPKNAPPTAEESAALYDESKQLQARVTTTHGDIVFDFYPDHAPGTVAAFIKLVRGGFYDGLNFHRVEPGFVIQGGCPTGDGTGGPGYNLKAEFNDRPHVLGTVSMARASSPNSAGSQFYICLGDARFLDNQYTVFGQVTSGIEAVKSVRVGDKMEKVTIETRSGKG from the coding sequence ATGCCGAAGAACGCGCCACCAACTGCCGAAGAGTCGGCCGCGCTGTACGACGAGTCGAAACAACTTCAGGCGCGCGTCACCACAACGCATGGTGACATCGTATTCGATTTCTATCCGGACCATGCGCCCGGAACGGTGGCCGCTTTTATCAAGCTCGTGCGCGGCGGATTTTATGATGGGCTGAATTTTCATCGCGTCGAGCCCGGCTTCGTGATCCAAGGCGGGTGCCCGACCGGCGACGGCACCGGCGGACCAGGTTACAATCTAAAAGCAGAATTCAACGATAGACCGCACGTGCTCGGAACGGTGTCGATGGCGCGCGCGTCGAGTCCCAACTCGGCCGGATCGCAGTTCTATATATGTCTTGGCGATGCGCGCTTTTTAGACAATCAATACACGGTATTCGGCCAGGTGACGAGCGGGATCGAGGCCGTCAAGTCTGTCCGCGTTGGCGACAAAATGGAGAAGGTCACGATAGAGACGAGGTCAGGAAAGGGCTAA
- a CDS encoding xanthine dehydrogenase family protein subunit M, translated as MLRLPPFEYQPARSGEEAAMLLARYGADALPVSGGTDLYANMKQRLFTPKVLVGLRPIADLHFIAYNEVTGLTLGALATLTEVSESDVVRKYYPALAHAASVISTPQLRNVGTIGGNVCLDTRCNYYNQNLDWRKALDFCMKKDGDICRVAPGSPKCVAINSSDTAPVLQVYGARVVLRGPAGTRELDMGEFFLNDGMVAWARRPDEIVVKIVVPPPEAGTRSAYRKLRLRNSFDFPILGVAAALTIDPSGTCRAARIVLNAVAPKPMEVPEAARALVGSRLEPEAIAAAADAAFAVGRPLDNASSTIPYRKRMVRVFAQRVLEDIANSS; from the coding sequence ATGCTGCGTTTGCCGCCGTTTGAATATCAGCCCGCCCGGTCGGGCGAAGAAGCCGCGATGCTGCTTGCGCGATACGGTGCGGACGCGCTGCCCGTGTCGGGAGGAACCGATCTCTATGCGAACATGAAGCAGCGGTTGTTCACGCCAAAAGTCTTAGTGGGCTTGCGTCCCATCGCCGATCTGCATTTCATCGCCTACAACGAAGTCACCGGTTTGACCCTCGGAGCGCTCGCCACGCTCACGGAAGTTTCGGAGAGCGACGTGGTGCGCAAGTACTATCCGGCGCTCGCGCATGCGGCTTCGGTGATTTCGACCCCGCAGTTACGCAACGTCGGCACGATCGGCGGCAATGTGTGTCTCGACACGCGTTGCAACTACTACAACCAAAATCTCGATTGGCGCAAGGCGCTCGATTTCTGCATGAAAAAGGACGGCGACATCTGCCGCGTGGCGCCGGGCAGCCCGAAATGCGTCGCCATCAATTCGTCGGACACAGCGCCGGTGCTGCAAGTATACGGGGCGCGCGTTGTCTTGCGGGGGCCGGCGGGGACGCGCGAGCTCGACATGGGCGAATTCTTCCTCAACGATGGAATGGTGGCGTGGGCGAGGCGACCCGACGAGATCGTCGTAAAGATCGTCGTTCCTCCGCCGGAAGCGGGCACGCGAAGCGCGTATCGGAAATTGCGGCTGCGCAACTCGTTCGACTTTCCGATCCTCGGCGTCGCGGCAGCTCTCACCATCGATCCATCGGGGACGTGCCGCGCGGCGCGCATCGTGCTCAATGCGGTGGCGCCCAAGCCGATGGAAGTCCCTGAAGCGGCGCGCGCACTCGTGGGAAGCAGACTAGAGCCGGAAGCGATCGCAGCGGCGGCGGACGCCGCGTTTGCCGTCGGACGGCCGCTGGACAACGCGAGCTCGACCATCCCGTATCGCAAACGCATGGTGCGCGTCTTCGCACAACGCGTGCTCGAAGACATCGCAAACAGCTCGTAG
- a CDS encoding pirin family protein — translation MKTQTTTFSIQRSGERYHADHGWLKSFHSLSFADYFDPANTNWGALRVFNDDYIAAGQGFPLHPHRDMEIITYVLSGQLEHRDSMGNRGVVGPGGVQFMSAGTGVRHSEVNHSPAAELHLVQMWIVPGRTGVPPTYGQHDFVIADRLDKWLDVAGGVSQPSAVVRLTQDASMHVARLEKAELTHRFAPGRLGFLFVADGTVEARQEQLVKGDAVRIRGIDELSIRGQGEILLWDLPDVG, via the coding sequence ATGAAAACCCAAACAACCACCTTTTCCATACAACGATCCGGAGAACGCTACCATGCCGATCACGGTTGGCTGAAGTCGTTCCATTCGTTGAGCTTCGCCGACTACTTCGACCCGGCCAACACCAACTGGGGAGCGCTGCGCGTGTTCAACGATGACTACATCGCGGCCGGCCAGGGTTTCCCATTGCATCCGCATCGCGATATGGAGATCATCACGTACGTCTTGAGCGGTCAGCTCGAGCATAGAGATAGCATGGGCAACCGAGGCGTGGTAGGGCCGGGCGGCGTTCAGTTCATGAGCGCCGGCACCGGCGTCCGCCACTCGGAGGTCAATCACTCGCCCGCTGCCGAGCTGCATCTCGTCCAGATGTGGATCGTGCCGGGCCGGACGGGCGTGCCGCCGACATACGGTCAACACGATTTCGTCATCGCCGACCGCCTGGACAAATGGCTCGACGTCGCGGGCGGCGTTTCGCAGCCATCGGCCGTCGTCCGTCTCACGCAAGACGCGTCGATGCATGTCGCGCGTCTCGAAAAGGCGGAACTCACCCATCGCTTCGCTCCTGGCCGTCTCGGATTTCTCTTTGTGGCTGACGGAACTGTTGAAGCTCGGCAGGAGCAGCTAGTGAAAGGCGACGCCGTGCGGATCCGCGGTATTGACGAGCTTTCGATCCGCGGTCAAGGCGAGATACTGCTGTGGGACCTGCCGGACGTGGGTTAG
- a CDS encoding ABC transporter ATP-binding protein — protein sequence MLGSSPFAILHGRSFGPNGPAKPPHVDLRRVARYFAPYASYEALVLLCICLTSALGLLPPLFTLHIIDHAIPAHDAGALGLDVAGIVVSALLANAISGWQGYLNAYVGEGIMRDIRDALVRHLHNMPLAFFTSTKTGEIMNRVSSDVDAIDNVVTGTLASIAQNVVVILSTTIAIFVLDWRLALLSLIVIPVMIVPLNPVGARMYAVRKQTREQRDIIESLIQETLSLSGITLIKSFVREKREAERFHEAGTKLMGLEIGLAMVGRWFLAIVMALIVIGPAIIWLGGGLLAVRGAMTIGVIVAFVQYLSRLYGPASALVGVQVQVVSAFAVFERIFEYLDMTPESPQKPDASSLGVARGAIALEAVRFGYTADRWVLDGVSLRAEPGQLVALVGPSGAGKTTIANLVPRFYDPQEGSVRVDGHDVRDLTLDSLRRNIGIVTQETFLFHTTIAENLRYGKPEATGAELEAACRAANIAAFIETLPEKYDTVVGERGHKLSGGERQRLAIARVLLKDPRILILDEATSSLDSTSEALIQDALVPLMRGRTSLVVAHRLSTILRADTIYVIERGRVVESGTHAELLARGRAYATLYAAQFRDTAPTSL from the coding sequence ATGCTCGGCTCCAGCCCTTTTGCGATTCTCCACGGCCGAAGTTTCGGGCCGAACGGGCCCGCTAAGCCGCCGCATGTCGATCTTCGCCGGGTGGCGCGCTATTTCGCGCCTTACGCAAGCTATGAGGCGCTCGTCCTTCTCTGCATCTGCCTCACAAGCGCGCTCGGCTTGCTGCCGCCGCTGTTCACCCTGCACATCATCGATCATGCGATTCCTGCGCACGACGCCGGCGCGCTTGGACTCGACGTCGCCGGCATCGTCGTCAGCGCATTGCTCGCCAATGCCATAAGCGGGTGGCAAGGCTACCTCAACGCGTACGTCGGTGAGGGCATCATGCGCGACATCCGCGACGCGCTGGTGCGCCATCTGCACAACATGCCGCTCGCCTTCTTCACGTCCACGAAGACCGGCGAAATCATGAATCGCGTTTCAAGCGACGTCGATGCGATCGACAACGTCGTCACCGGCACGCTGGCTTCGATCGCGCAGAACGTCGTCGTCATCCTGAGCACCACGATCGCGATATTCGTGCTCGACTGGCGCTTGGCGCTGCTTTCACTGATCGTCATCCCGGTGATGATCGTTCCGCTCAATCCGGTCGGCGCGCGCATGTACGCCGTGCGCAAGCAGACTCGCGAACAGCGCGACATCATCGAGAGCTTGATCCAAGAAACGCTTTCACTATCGGGCATCACGCTCATCAAATCGTTCGTTCGGGAAAAGCGCGAGGCGGAACGGTTCCACGAAGCCGGCACCAAGCTCATGGGGCTCGAGATCGGCCTCGCGATGGTCGGGCGGTGGTTCCTCGCGATCGTGATGGCACTGATCGTCATAGGACCGGCGATCATCTGGCTGGGCGGCGGTCTGCTGGCGGTTCGGGGCGCGATGACCATCGGCGTCATCGTCGCTTTCGTCCAATACCTAAGCCGGCTCTACGGTCCGGCGTCGGCGCTCGTCGGGGTTCAAGTGCAAGTGGTGAGCGCGTTCGCGGTTTTCGAGAGAATCTTCGAATATCTCGATATGACGCCTGAGTCGCCGCAGAAACCTGACGCAAGTTCGCTCGGTGTGGCCCGCGGCGCGATCGCGCTTGAGGCCGTGCGATTCGGCTATACCGCCGATCGCTGGGTCTTAGACGGCGTCAGCCTGCGCGCGGAACCCGGGCAGCTCGTCGCACTGGTCGGCCCAAGCGGCGCGGGCAAGACCACCATCGCCAATCTCGTGCCTCGCTTTTACGATCCGCAAGAGGGCAGCGTGCGCGTCGACGGCCACGACGTGCGCGATCTCACGCTCGACAGTCTTCGGCGAAACATCGGCATCGTGACCCAAGAGACGTTTTTGTTCCACACGACCATCGCCGAGAATCTGCGCTACGGCAAACCCGAGGCCACCGGCGCCGAACTCGAAGCCGCGTGCCGGGCGGCGAACATCGCCGCTTTCATCGAGACGCTTCCTGAGAAATACGACACGGTTGTGGGCGAGCGCGGCCACAAGCTATCGGGCGGCGAACGTCAGCGGCTCGCCATCGCGCGCGTGCTGCTCAAAGATCCGCGCATCTTGATACTTGACGAAGCCACAAGTTCGCTCGATTCGACGTCGGAAGCGCTGATCCAAGACGCGCTGGTCCCGCTCATGCGCGGGCGGACAAGTTTGGTGGTCGCGCACCGGCTCTCGACGATCCTGCGCGCGGATACGATCTACGTCATCGAACGCGGACGCGTCGTCGAATCCGGCACGCACGCTGAACTGCTCGCCCGCGGAAGAGCCTATGCCACGCTGTACGCAGCTCAATTCCGCGATACGGCCCCGACGTCATTGTAG
- a CDS encoding RDD family protein → MERSVTVRTPESIAFHYELAGLGSRFLAVAIDLFIQLILAFGAIILTGYAKGGFDRFLGSLHLKSSQTDSIIYAGAIVLYFMIFFGYFIAFEAWWNGQTPGKRAIGIRVVRDGGYPIGFTESVIRNLIRIIEVALFIYGVSAICAIISAYNKRLGDLAAGTIVVRDSSFEVTNPDSWLQGDADPAPPMGVAGAAGLSDDEVSLVHRYLERRSQLEPAVAQQLAQRVAASLRPRLGPDSADLDDHELLRRVGAARPR, encoded by the coding sequence ATGGAAAGATCGGTCACGGTCCGGACGCCCGAGAGCATCGCCTTTCACTATGAGCTGGCGGGGCTCGGCAGCCGCTTTCTCGCGGTGGCGATCGACCTATTCATCCAACTAATCCTGGCGTTCGGCGCTATCATCCTCACGGGATATGCGAAAGGCGGTTTCGACCGCTTCTTGGGCTCGCTCCATCTTAAGTCATCGCAAACGGATTCGATCATCTATGCCGGAGCGATCGTCTTGTACTTCATGATCTTCTTCGGATACTTCATCGCGTTCGAAGCGTGGTGGAACGGCCAAACTCCCGGAAAGCGCGCGATCGGCATTCGCGTGGTCCGCGATGGCGGCTACCCGATCGGTTTCACCGAGTCGGTCATCCGAAATCTCATACGCATCATAGAAGTCGCGCTATTCATCTATGGTGTATCGGCCATCTGCGCGATCATCTCTGCATACAACAAGCGACTCGGCGATCTCGCTGCCGGCACGATCGTCGTGCGTGACAGTTCGTTTGAAGTGACCAATCCCGATAGCTGGCTTCAAGGCGATGCCGATCCCGCGCCGCCGATGGGCGTCGCCGGCGCTGCCGGGCTCTCGGACGACGAGGTCTCACTCGTCCACCGTTATCTCGAGCGGCGTTCCCAACTCGAGCCGGCAGTCGCACAACAACTCGCGCAACGCGTCGCCGCGTCGCTGCGGCCTCGGCTCGGTCCGGATTCGGCCGACTTGGACGATCACGAACTGCTGCGTCGTGTGGGCGCGGCCCGCCCGCGCTGA
- a CDS encoding TMEM175 family protein, translated as MNEARGMPDKALPHGHDHMVRRLEAFSDIVIAFSLSELAFSLHVPSSASDLLTHPNGYLAFAASFAVVCSIWWLHNRLFANFFVADTLSIVLNFALLAAIVMVTFALQLFFRFEGEPIVVAAYALSLGLMYGLIAILYAKGLRDERLTVSDELRREATRRTRRTGVVAVVLLGSLFAYRLGSQTMEYCWLAMLPAIAALRIAERNWSA; from the coding sequence GTGAACGAAGCCCGAGGCATGCCGGACAAGGCGCTTCCGCACGGCCACGATCACATGGTGCGCAGGCTTGAAGCGTTCAGCGATATCGTCATCGCATTTTCACTATCCGAACTCGCATTCAGCCTGCACGTGCCGTCGTCGGCGAGCGACCTCCTCACGCATCCGAACGGGTACCTGGCGTTTGCCGCAAGCTTCGCCGTCGTCTGTTCGATATGGTGGCTGCACAACCGTTTGTTCGCGAATTTCTTCGTCGCGGACACGCTGAGCATCGTGCTCAACTTCGCATTGCTTGCGGCGATCGTCATGGTCACCTTCGCGCTTCAGCTGTTCTTCCGCTTCGAGGGTGAACCTATCGTGGTGGCGGCGTACGCACTCAGCTTGGGACTCATGTACGGGCTGATCGCGATTCTGTACGCGAAAGGATTGCGCGACGAACGGCTCACCGTGAGCGATGAGCTCCGTCGTGAGGCGACGAGGCGTACTCGCCGAACCGGCGTCGTGGCGGTGGTACTGTTAGGATCGCTGTTCGCGTACCGTTTGGGTTCGCAGACGATGGAATATTGCTGGCTTGCGATGCTTCCGGCGATCGCCGCGTTGCGGATCGCCGAACGAAACTGGAGCGCCTAA